In the Deinococcus proteolyticus MRP genome, one interval contains:
- a CDS encoding single-stranded DNA-binding protein — protein MAQGTKLAIMIGALARDPELRYTQSGLAVYTATVAGETHQTSHDGRALKLPFYHQVTALGKFAEYLGERDYRSGDVALVEGELEDNRFETADGKKRNNVRIRAQRLDLLEGQGELVKDAGGGVRLAGGMNEVTLIGNLTRDPELRYTSSGDAVMEVTIATNERWKDRQDEWQEKAHYFKAVLWRELAEQHQDLKKGAPVLVKGRLKNESWTDDEGDKRSTSKVEAATLVPLMGRARQGDDVRQPAPAPAAAPSTSSALPRSGGPVSGGLDIDQGLNDFPPYEDDMPF, from the coding sequence ATGGCACAAGGAACCAAACTGGCAATCATGATCGGCGCACTCGCCCGTGACCCCGAACTCCGCTACACCCAGAGCGGTCTCGCCGTCTACACAGCCACCGTGGCCGGGGAAACCCACCAGACGTCACACGATGGCAGGGCGCTCAAGCTCCCCTTCTACCACCAGGTCACGGCCCTGGGCAAGTTCGCCGAATACCTGGGCGAGCGGGATTACAGGTCCGGAGACGTGGCCCTGGTCGAGGGCGAACTTGAGGATAACCGCTTCGAGACGGCAGACGGCAAAAAACGCAACAACGTCCGCATCCGGGCACAACGCCTGGACCTGCTCGAAGGCCAGGGCGAGCTGGTCAAAGACGCGGGCGGCGGCGTGCGGCTGGCCGGGGGCATGAACGAGGTCACCCTCATCGGCAACCTCACCCGTGATCCCGAGCTGCGCTATACCTCCAGCGGCGACGCGGTGATGGAAGTGACCATTGCCACCAATGAGCGCTGGAAGGACCGGCAGGACGAGTGGCAGGAAAAGGCCCACTACTTCAAAGCCGTCTTGTGGCGTGAGCTGGCCGAACAGCACCAGGACCTGAAAAAAGGTGCTCCCGTGCTGGTCAAGGGCCGCCTGAAAAACGAGTCCTGGACGGACGACGAAGGCGATAAGCGTTCGACCAGCAAAGTGGAAGCCGCCACCCTGGTCCCCCTGATGGGCCGCGCACGCCAGGGGGACGACGTGCGCCAGCCAGCCCCAGCTCCAGCAGCGGCCCCCAGCACAAGCAGTGCCCTGCCCCGCTCCGGCGGCCCAGTTTCTGGCGGCCTGGACATCGACCAGGGCCTGAACGACTTTCCGCCGTACGAAGACGACATGCCGTTTTGA
- a CDS encoding DUF4209 domain-containing protein translates to MCLSPATRATVLSRLNASKSFTTHMGLQQPLDVPTEEDDETQNALCTLNSLLYCMFPQISSSDRATTFQPVRPFSEDDLDLLENLAPDIEHDGIRARAYEILWALRPGKVNPNHAIEAAKAYLKYFQGRDKQDADSGLSTVERALRLSGVYARHPGGHPIYIGAQQQAFHVVQDTSVELNVRCTFLNMLISTQKKADGTVPIPELLSWTAQLAEEQLAAGNHVWRSTLAQLREELASQCGPVEKQAARENTAQVLVDMADANAQDNPIHAKKAYMNAERLYLDLGMRKEAQRMQLKGHALTPAIVGKMKPMYTEADDFKEIARKEALQLNQLSSLEECLKKIASYHAVYPQVENSSQSQSLSRLFGQFHLGVNGEVVNSTGKTGEVGFTLGEMQQHAQLSAMLNCHLWSATGARWTPEEEDISALVKANPAVPSNYSSQVTVGLIFALHNDYLVAASMLAPMPEAIFRRALQSAGKLAPYTTASQSQMQTTLGTILEPQGELYPELERMFGKDLMADAKRVLDTESLNVRNTMLHGLGNDQYTRSWPGLAMIQLVFRLAFAEHPGWQKGPADPV, encoded by the coding sequence ATGTGTCTGTCACCTGCCACACGCGCAACAGTGCTGTCCAGACTGAATGCTTCCAAATCATTCACGACCCACATGGGTCTGCAGCAACCCCTGGATGTCCCTACTGAAGAGGATGACGAAACGCAAAATGCACTCTGCACACTCAACAGCCTGCTGTACTGCATGTTTCCACAGATCAGCAGCAGTGACCGGGCAACAACCTTTCAGCCTGTGCGGCCTTTTTCCGAAGACGACCTGGATCTCCTTGAAAACCTGGCACCAGACATAGAACATGACGGCATCAGGGCGCGCGCCTACGAAATACTGTGGGCGTTGCGGCCCGGCAAGGTGAACCCCAACCATGCCATTGAGGCAGCCAAAGCGTATCTCAAGTACTTCCAGGGTCGAGACAAACAAGATGCCGACAGTGGCCTCAGCACGGTTGAACGGGCCCTGCGGTTGAGTGGAGTGTATGCCCGGCATCCCGGCGGTCATCCCATCTATATCGGGGCGCAGCAGCAAGCATTTCATGTGGTTCAGGACACCAGCGTTGAGCTGAATGTACGCTGCACCTTCTTAAACATGCTGATCAGCACCCAGAAGAAAGCAGACGGCACAGTGCCCATACCTGAGCTCTTGTCTTGGACTGCTCAGCTGGCTGAAGAACAGTTGGCTGCCGGAAATCATGTCTGGAGATCCACGCTGGCGCAGCTGCGCGAGGAGCTTGCTTCACAATGCGGCCCTGTAGAAAAACAGGCAGCACGCGAAAACACTGCACAAGTATTGGTCGACATGGCAGACGCCAACGCGCAAGACAATCCGATACATGCCAAGAAGGCTTATATGAATGCTGAACGGCTTTACTTGGACCTGGGAATGCGTAAGGAGGCACAACGGATGCAGCTTAAAGGCCACGCACTTACCCCGGCCATCGTGGGAAAGATGAAGCCAATGTACACAGAAGCTGACGACTTCAAGGAAATTGCCCGTAAAGAGGCTCTGCAGTTGAATCAGCTTTCCTCTTTAGAAGAATGTCTGAAAAAAATTGCCAGTTATCATGCGGTGTACCCACAAGTAGAAAATTCATCGCAATCACAATCTTTGTCACGTCTGTTTGGACAGTTTCATCTTGGTGTGAATGGTGAAGTGGTCAATTCCACGGGAAAAACAGGTGAAGTAGGCTTCACACTCGGCGAGATGCAGCAGCACGCCCAACTCTCAGCAATGCTGAACTGTCATCTGTGGAGCGCTACCGGGGCACGCTGGACGCCGGAAGAAGAAGACATCTCCGCGCTTGTGAAGGCAAATCCGGCCGTCCCTTCAAATTACAGTTCACAGGTCACTGTAGGCCTGATATTTGCCCTACATAACGATTACCTGGTGGCAGCCAGCATGCTGGCCCCCATGCCCGAGGCCATCTTCCGTAGGGCGCTGCAGTCAGCAGGCAAGCTGGCTCCATATACCACAGCGTCTCAAAGCCAGATGCAGACCACACTGGGCACCATACTGGAACCTCAGGGAGAACTTTACCCAGAATTGGAACGCATGTTCGGGAAAGACCTGATGGCGGATGCCAAACGCGTACTTGATACGGAAAGTCTCAATGTTCGCAACACGATGCTTCATGGGCTTGGGAATGACCAGTACACTCGAAGTTGGCCCGGCCTCGCGATGATTCAGCTGGTGTTCCGGCTTGCTTTCGCGGAGCACCCCGGATGGCAGAAGGGTCCGGCAGACCCGGTTTGA
- a CDS encoding LysM peptidoglycan-binding domain-containing protein, which produces MKRTLFLLALLVPSASAATYTVQRGDTLSRIAQAQGVSVEQLSTLNSLRYSNLEVGQQLVLPDGGLNSSRQTPVIPRSYTDMLMPAPQPGKLQRGLFVPNFGFRLNAASSNQTRIARTTFEWQTMNNCGPASISAILGHYGMKVPQSQYQRRLRPNGGYMTVESGVKLLKDLGFKVSHKRGGTVEDMKRAVSKGPVLVLQWHSVVGKTPHFRVVTGYDRGRDLFYLNDPLSGPLTALTSHDFNILWNTQGKQYVEISR; this is translated from the coding sequence ATGAAACGCACACTTTTTCTGCTGGCCCTGCTTGTGCCCAGCGCCTCTGCAGCCACCTACACCGTACAGCGGGGCGACACCCTCAGCCGCATCGCTCAGGCCCAGGGCGTCAGCGTCGAACAGTTGAGCACCCTCAACAGTCTGCGGTACTCCAACCTTGAGGTCGGCCAGCAACTGGTGCTCCCGGACGGCGGCCTGAACTCCTCACGCCAGACCCCGGTCATCCCGCGCAGCTACACCGACATGCTGATGCCCGCGCCTCAGCCGGGCAAGCTCCAGCGCGGGTTGTTCGTGCCCAACTTCGGCTTTCGTCTCAACGCAGCCAGCAGCAACCAGACCCGCATCGCCCGCACCACCTTCGAGTGGCAAACCATGAACAACTGTGGCCCCGCGTCGATCTCGGCCATCTTGGGTCACTACGGAATGAAGGTGCCGCAAAGTCAGTACCAGCGCCGCCTGCGGCCGAACGGCGGGTACATGACGGTGGAAAGCGGCGTGAAGCTGCTGAAAGACCTCGGCTTCAAGGTCAGCCACAAAAGGGGGGGCACGGTCGAGGACATGAAACGTGCGGTCTCGAAGGGACCGGTCCTGGTGCTTCAGTGGCACAGCGTCGTGGGCAAGACACCCCATTTTCGCGTGGTGACGGGCTATGACCGGGGCCGCGACCTGTTCTACCTGAACGATCCGCTCTCCGGACCACTGACGGCCCTGACCAGCCATGACTTCAACATCCTCTGGAACACTCAGGGCAAACAGTACGTTGAGATCAGCCGATAA
- a CDS encoding ParA family protein, producing the protein MELKSSAITPGSLAEAMSSADLSRLPQIIALCSLKGGAGKSMFSGQLAAVLSQHGKAVVVLDCDNEGSMLSAQREAANSGVPLPFPVEVGTRDGYKRRARELAEAGNMVIIDTPGNSRELLTGAALVADLVVVPVSPSEFDIDRLGGLLEVLDDLLVVKPNLNYRLVLNRYDGLADARSLDKVLDGHGLPRFQQVIKEWTVYRKFVRGQVPDKAADPFRALLLEMLDMEVQA; encoded by the coding sequence ATGGAACTCAAATCCAGCGCTATTACGCCAGGTTCTCTGGCCGAAGCCATGTCATCGGCGGACCTCAGCCGCTTACCCCAGATCATCGCGCTGTGCTCGCTGAAAGGCGGGGCAGGGAAGAGCATGTTCTCTGGTCAGCTGGCGGCCGTCCTATCGCAGCATGGGAAGGCGGTCGTTGTGCTGGACTGCGACAATGAAGGCAGCATGTTGAGTGCGCAGCGGGAGGCGGCGAACAGCGGTGTCCCGCTGCCGTTTCCAGTGGAGGTGGGCACGCGTGACGGCTATAAGCGGCGGGCACGTGAGCTGGCAGAAGCGGGGAACATGGTGATTATCGATACGCCGGGCAACTCACGCGAGCTGCTGACTGGAGCGGCGCTGGTCGCGGACCTGGTGGTGGTGCCGGTGTCGCCCAGTGAGTTCGACATTGATCGCCTGGGTGGTCTGCTGGAGGTGCTGGACGATTTGCTGGTGGTCAAGCCGAATTTGAACTACCGTCTGGTACTGAACCGTTATGACGGACTGGCCGACGCACGTTCACTGGACAAGGTCTTGGACGGCCATGGATTGCCCCGTTTTCAGCAGGTGATCAAGGAGTGGACGGTATACCGCAAGTTTGTCCGTGGTCAGGTGCCTGACAAGGCGGCCGATCCGTTTCGGGCACTGTTGCTGGAGATGCTGGACATGGAGGTGCAGGCATGA
- a CDS encoding DEAD/DEAH box helicase family protein, producing the protein MTQSQMTQSQMTQSQMNQSHSRLPAGTPCIYRLDVDGETYFGATKHYARRTGQHRRALETGKHHNPFLQQAFDRSGGAFSSRIMEAAPLEHLAQLEQRYLDEHPGAVNIERVSSLLPRQRKTVIRRGWAKPGIPAAPQAVMTPRPNQTDAETAVLEAMKHGDRAGLVRSPCGTGKTKLAALLGNHFGRCLFITHTDVLVSGTLDALQETWPGHHTGVIKAEEHFIAEKWTVASLPTLARRLAEIPPTTFDLIVCDEAHIFGAGMGTAVMRHFRPRFFAGLTATPERYSGTPLPALFGRMIYDLGVADAIAQGLIVPMEALDVRFKLRRAKMNRAGDDYDDGDVAAIMGSRQMLDATAAVIRAQARGQTLVYAATRKHARQLAEAIGERAVSVTGQDADRHERIQAFQRGETEILVSCRMLSYGFDAPQAETVVLAVMTCSQVNFTQIVGRGMRTAPGKTGALLLDLGGNIARGMRIDPHWQFSVRKLDPLQASQPGSRAAALDDENVPWELDGDVTVDVCVLGRDLLTPPALPAVHVSAHKPATERQRWLLGQLGYQLSPTLSRRQAATLIGAQPASQRQLKALAAQGYDPRAEWTYMQARAVAMRSGSAS; encoded by the coding sequence ATGACCCAGTCCCAGATGACCCAGTCCCAGATGACCCAGTCCCAGATGAACCAGTCCCACTCCCGCTTGCCCGCCGGCACGCCATGTATCTACCGCCTGGACGTGGATGGAGAAACCTATTTCGGAGCCACGAAACACTACGCGCGGCGCACCGGGCAGCACCGCCGCGCCCTGGAAACAGGCAAGCATCACAACCCCTTCTTACAGCAGGCCTTCGACCGCAGCGGCGGCGCGTTCAGCAGCCGCATCATGGAGGCCGCACCGCTCGAACACCTCGCGCAGCTTGAACAGCGGTACCTCGATGAACACCCAGGCGCAGTGAACATCGAACGGGTCAGCTCGCTGCTGCCCAGGCAACGCAAAACGGTCATCCGCCGCGGCTGGGCCAAACCCGGCATACCAGCGGCCCCGCAAGCGGTCATGACCCCGCGCCCCAACCAGACGGATGCCGAGACGGCCGTGCTGGAAGCCATGAAACACGGCGACCGCGCCGGACTGGTGCGCTCTCCCTGCGGGACGGGCAAAACCAAGCTTGCCGCGCTGCTGGGCAACCACTTCGGGCGCTGCCTGTTCATCACGCACACCGACGTCCTGGTCTCCGGCACGTTGGACGCCCTGCAGGAGACCTGGCCCGGTCATCACACGGGCGTGATCAAGGCCGAGGAACACTTCATCGCCGAGAAGTGGACGGTCGCTTCACTGCCGACCCTGGCACGCCGCCTCGCGGAAATCCCGCCAACGACCTTTGACCTGATCGTCTGCGATGAAGCGCACATCTTCGGGGCAGGCATGGGCACAGCGGTGATGCGGCACTTTCGTCCGCGCTTCTTCGCCGGGCTGACCGCCACGCCAGAGCGCTACAGCGGCACGCCGCTGCCGGCATTGTTCGGCCGGATGATCTACGACCTGGGCGTGGCAGACGCCATCGCGCAGGGATTGATTGTTCCGATGGAAGCGCTGGATGTGCGCTTCAAGCTGCGCAGGGCAAAGATGAACCGCGCCGGGGACGATTACGATGATGGGGACGTGGCGGCCATCATGGGCAGCCGTCAGATGCTGGACGCCACCGCCGCGGTCATCCGCGCGCAGGCCCGCGGGCAGACGCTGGTATACGCCGCGACCCGCAAACATGCCCGGCAGCTGGCCGAGGCCATCGGGGAGCGGGCGGTGAGCGTCACCGGCCAAGACGCAGACCGGCACGAGCGCATCCAGGCGTTCCAGCGCGGCGAAACCGAGATTCTGGTCAGCTGCCGGATGCTGAGCTACGGCTTCGATGCCCCGCAGGCCGAGACAGTCGTGCTGGCCGTCATGACCTGCAGTCAGGTCAACTTCACGCAGATCGTGGGCCGGGGTATGCGCACGGCACCAGGCAAGACGGGTGCGCTGCTGCTTGACCTTGGGGGCAACATCGCGCGCGGGATGCGGATCGATCCGCATTGGCAGTTCAGTGTCCGCAAACTGGACCCGCTGCAGGCCAGCCAGCCGGGCAGCCGAGCGGCCGCACTGGACGACGAAAACGTGCCGTGGGAGCTGGACGGGGACGTGACCGTGGACGTCTGTGTCCTGGGCAGGGATCTGCTCACGCCGCCGGCGCTGCCTGCCGTGCATGTCAGTGCCCATAAACCCGCCACCGAGCGGCAGCGGTGGCTGCTCGGCCAGCTGGGCTATCAGCTCTCGCCTACGCTGAGCCGGCGTCAGGCCGCAACACTGATCGGGGCGCAGCCGGCCAGTCAGCGTCAGCTGAAAGCGCTCGCGGCTCAGGGCTACGACCCGCGGGCCGAGTGGACGTATATGCAGGCCAGAGCGGTGGCCATGCGGAGCGGCAGCGCCAGCTGA
- a CDS encoding ParB/RepB/Spo0J family partition protein: MTPNLFSQPLDTTVQKVPVSLIMPPPEGTPVMPGIATQGVMQSVLLKPTGDSQIPYQIVDGDRRMASAIAYGLKEVPALITDGTRGQIAAMSAILNASRGPNILDEARSWQTALEEGHFHSVKELAENVHVSEKTIKARLRLMELPESLLEHVGISIAPGVAMQLAKLDGSYRTQAIMAAEAKLDCGEKFTGADLKAATTRRLDDRSQIMEGLFEQFEQPILLVTDPVRDLALEVQRLANIQGVRLNELIASLHTLTEESSTVLTQAPAEVGAQMTMPSPSLDLAGLLGGGEEVPLIESGDGEGLDLAGLLGGGEEVPLIESGDGEGLDLAGLLGGGEEVPLIESGDGEGLDLAGLLGGGEEVPLIESGDGEGLDLAGLLGGGEAEESRPQPAAVPAPLAAPTRFRPGQRYT; this comes from the coding sequence ATGACTCCCAATCTTTTCAGTCAACCCCTGGACACCACCGTCCAGAAAGTTCCGGTATCGCTGATCATGCCGCCCCCTGAGGGGACGCCGGTGATGCCTGGAATCGCCACCCAGGGCGTGATGCAAAGTGTGCTGCTCAAGCCTACGGGTGACTCGCAGATTCCTTATCAGATTGTGGACGGTGACCGCCGCATGGCATCCGCTATCGCTTACGGCCTCAAGGAAGTCCCGGCACTGATCACAGACGGTACCCGTGGGCAGATCGCCGCCATGAGCGCGATCCTCAATGCCAGCCGGGGACCGAATATTCTCGACGAAGCGCGCAGCTGGCAGACGGCCCTGGAAGAAGGTCATTTCCACAGCGTCAAGGAACTGGCCGAAAACGTCCACGTCAGCGAGAAGACCATCAAAGCGCGCCTGCGCCTGATGGAACTGCCTGAAAGCCTGCTTGAACATGTGGGCATCAGCATCGCACCAGGCGTGGCCATGCAACTTGCCAAACTGGACGGCAGTTACCGCACTCAGGCCATCATGGCCGCCGAAGCGAAACTGGACTGCGGCGAGAAATTCACGGGCGCCGACCTGAAAGCAGCCACCACCCGCCGTCTGGATGACCGCAGCCAGATTATGGAAGGCCTGTTCGAACAATTCGAGCAGCCAATCCTGCTGGTAACCGACCCGGTGCGCGACCTGGCCCTGGAAGTGCAGCGGCTGGCCAACATCCAGGGAGTCCGCCTGAATGAATTGATCGCCAGTCTGCACACCCTGACTGAAGAAAGCTCAACTGTCCTGACCCAAGCACCAGCTGAAGTTGGCGCGCAAATGACCATGCCTTCCCCGAGCCTCGACCTGGCCGGGCTGCTGGGCGGCGGGGAAGAGGTGCCGCTGATTGAAAGCGGTGACGGGGAAGGCCTCGACCTGGCCGGGCTGCTGGGCGGCGGGGAGGAAGTGCCGCTGATTGAGAGCGGTGACGGGGAAGGCCTTGACCTCGCTGGGCTGCTGGGCGGCGGGGAAGAGGTGCCGCTGATTGAGAGCGGTGACGGGGAGGGCCTTGACCTCGCTGGGCTGCTGGGCGGCGGGGAAGAGGTGCCGCTGATTGAGAGCGGTGACGGGGAAGGCCTTGACCTGGCCGGGCTGCTGGGCGGCGGGGAGGCGGAAGAAAGCAGACCGCAGCCCGCAGCTGTGCCCGCTCCCCTGGCGGCACCGACCCGCTTCCGACCGGGACAGCGTTACACCTGA
- a CDS encoding lytic transglycosylase domain-containing protein — protein MKRLLCLALLGSCASALACEHQSAYVTTAGTKQAYSVPQPYLSYAQEGARRAGLPDQLLIALIYHESRFCASAVSPKGAVGLGQLMPGTAAELGVNPYDPRQNAIGSGRYLRRQLDRFGGRVDLALAAYNAGPNRVAACLCVPNITETRNYVERILATYRALGGR, from the coding sequence ATGAAACGTTTGCTCTGCCTTGCCCTGCTGGGCTCCTGCGCTTCGGCCCTGGCCTGCGAACACCAGTCCGCCTACGTCACCACCGCTGGCACCAAACAGGCATACAGCGTCCCGCAGCCATACCTGTCCTACGCTCAGGAAGGCGCACGGCGCGCCGGCCTGCCCGACCAACTGCTGATCGCGCTGATCTACCACGAGTCACGCTTTTGCGCTTCCGCCGTTTCCCCAAAGGGTGCGGTTGGCCTGGGGCAGCTCATGCCCGGAACGGCCGCAGAACTGGGCGTCAACCCGTACGACCCCAGACAAAACGCCATCGGCAGTGGCCGCTATTTGCGCCGGCAACTGGACCGCTTCGGCGGCCGCGTCGACCTGGCCCTGGCTGCCTACAACGCTGGACCAAACCGCGTCGCAGCGTGCCTCTGCGTGCCAAACATCACCGAGACCCGCAACTATGTGGAGCGCATCCTCGCCACCTACCGCGCCCTCGGCGGGCGGTGA
- a CDS encoding MarR family transcriptional regulator, whose amino-acid sequence MAHHTDQDATLQELLIRIRSGDFGQPTVRELAEEFQVSKDTVQRLLDQLEFRGLITKAPSKGISATGQLAYQGHLSLNPGLLSVQITHSVRTEQVYWPEKVHLIERLLQADKAVCFERQLFAPQIHITNANLGDLRKLQLEGFLHKHGVGLMDTHTQLGAHPMPRSMGHLLHLDPQAVLTQHIQRYSSGALVWVTERFFVPGHQLETQYLS is encoded by the coding sequence ATGGCTCACCACACAGATCAAGATGCCACCTTGCAAGAATTGCTGATACGGATCCGCAGCGGAGACTTTGGACAACCCACCGTGCGGGAACTCGCGGAGGAGTTTCAGGTCTCAAAGGACACGGTGCAGCGTCTGCTGGACCAGCTTGAATTCCGGGGACTGATCACCAAAGCGCCTTCGAAGGGCATCTCAGCCACCGGCCAGCTGGCCTATCAGGGACACCTGAGCCTGAACCCTGGCCTCCTCTCTGTGCAGATCACGCACAGCGTGCGTACCGAACAGGTCTACTGGCCGGAAAAGGTCCACCTGATTGAACGGCTGCTGCAAGCAGACAAAGCGGTCTGCTTCGAACGCCAGCTGTTCGCCCCGCAGATCCATATCACCAACGCCAACCTCGGAGACCTGCGCAAACTGCAGCTTGAGGGCTTTTTACATAAGCACGGCGTCGGCCTGATGGATACACATACCCAGCTGGGTGCACATCCCATGCCCCGCAGCATGGGGCATCTGCTCCACCTTGATCCACAAGCCGTCTTGACCCAGCACATTCAGCGCTACAGCAGCGGCGCCCTGGTCTGGGTCACGGAACGCTTCTTCGTTCCTGGGCATCAGCTTGAAACCCAGTATCTGAGCTGA
- a CDS encoding ParB/RepB/Spo0J family partition protein — translation MSELRIQGLLDRSREHGRERGERIEQPDLTQAVREIPLNQIRPNPEQQRRYFAQDELQRLATSIAEKGVLQPVLLRPFEQHYEIVFGERRWRAAQLAGLASIPAQVREMDDQEAALAGAIENLQRVDINRFEDVNYKLLLLEMEFEQDREWVIKMLHRIYNDAANNLELVRRVAGVFELIGNEHWQSFVSNGLPALKLPESVLQALLSGQLDYTKALLIRRAPEAEQERLLRLALDGATAEKLREEMALLGSAEMTQSAQERARLKSVQKRLTVRRLKKMSEERRRAVMGLLDGLDRLLAQAEQEEMEARAQKAAKKQARSDAHAAEEGGVLETAGSGN, via the coding sequence ATGAGCGAGCTGCGTATTCAGGGATTGCTGGACCGCAGCCGTGAGCATGGCCGTGAACGGGGTGAGCGCATTGAGCAGCCCGATTTGACCCAGGCAGTCCGTGAGATTCCGCTGAATCAGATTCGGCCGAACCCCGAGCAGCAACGGCGTTATTTCGCGCAGGATGAACTGCAGCGTCTGGCCACGTCGATTGCTGAGAAAGGGGTGTTACAGCCGGTGCTGCTTCGTCCTTTTGAGCAGCATTATGAAATCGTTTTTGGCGAGCGGCGCTGGCGAGCGGCGCAGCTGGCGGGTCTGGCGTCTATTCCTGCGCAGGTGCGGGAGATGGATGATCAGGAAGCGGCGCTGGCTGGGGCGATTGAAAACCTGCAGCGTGTGGACATCAACCGCTTTGAGGATGTGAATTACAAGTTGCTGCTGTTGGAGATGGAGTTTGAGCAAGACCGGGAGTGGGTGATCAAGATGCTTCACCGGATCTACAACGACGCAGCGAACAATCTGGAGCTGGTGAGGCGTGTGGCGGGTGTGTTTGAGCTGATTGGCAACGAGCACTGGCAGTCTTTTGTAAGCAACGGTTTGCCTGCGTTGAAATTGCCGGAGTCGGTGCTGCAGGCGCTGCTGTCGGGGCAGCTGGACTACACCAAAGCGCTGCTGATCCGGCGGGCTCCGGAAGCGGAGCAGGAGCGGCTGCTCAGGCTCGCGCTGGACGGAGCGACTGCAGAAAAGTTGCGTGAGGAAATGGCCCTGTTGGGTTCTGCAGAGATGACGCAGTCTGCTCAGGAACGGGCGCGGCTGAAATCGGTGCAAAAGCGCCTCACGGTTCGCCGCCTCAAGAAGATGTCTGAAGAGCGCCGCCGGGCAGTGATGGGTTTATTGGACGGGCTGGACCGTCTTCTTGCTCAGGCCGAGCAGGAGGAGATGGAGGCCAGGGCACAGAAAGCGGCCAAGAAGCAGGCACGTTCGGACGCTCACGCTGCAGAGGAGGGTGGCGTACTGGAAACGGCCGGTTCTGGCAATTGA
- the rnhA gene encoding ribonuclease HI, whose amino-acid sequence MKSVILHTDGACSGNPGPGGYAAILRYGERERAVCGYACETTNNRMELTAVIAGLQALRQPCEVEIVTDSKYVADGFTQWLPGWAKKGFRKVKNADLWQALLEAAQPHQVRFTWVRGHAGHPDNERADRLACEQRDAASKEKAATMFAG is encoded by the coding sequence ATGAAAAGTGTCATACTTCACACTGACGGCGCATGCAGTGGAAACCCCGGCCCCGGTGGGTACGCGGCCATTTTGCGCTATGGCGAGCGCGAGCGGGCGGTGTGCGGGTACGCCTGCGAGACGACCAACAACCGCATGGAGCTCACAGCGGTGATCGCCGGACTGCAGGCGCTGAGGCAGCCGTGCGAGGTCGAGATCGTGACGGACTCGAAGTACGTCGCGGACGGGTTCACCCAGTGGCTGCCCGGCTGGGCCAAAAAAGGCTTCCGGAAGGTGAAGAACGCCGACCTGTGGCAGGCGCTGCTGGAAGCGGCGCAGCCCCACCAGGTCCGCTTCACGTGGGTGCGGGGCCACGCAGGCCACCCGGACAACGAACGTGCCGACCGGCTGGCCTGCGAGCAGCGGGACGCCGCGTCGAAAGAAAAAGCGGCGACGATGTTCGCCGGTTGA
- a CDS encoding single-stranded DNA-binding protein gives MNNIQLTGSFTRDPELRYTESGLAVFEGTVAGEEHTVTHDGKPLSLPFYHRVTLLGRYAEYVAQRGYTAGSPVAIQGKLEQNAYTDGTGVKRNQARVRISQIEGLAGEFETVADQGGGVRMKGGQNSLTVSGNLTRDAELRYTPGGDAVLNLAIAINERWTDKDGERQEKVHFFEVSAWRELAEAHKDLVKGDPVMISGRLSNESWTDKDGNKQRSSRIEALDLLPLQRGAQVSDRQGQGRRSARPEVVQAPAAAAPDLLADEDMPF, from the coding sequence ATGAACAACATCCAACTGACTGGCAGCTTCACCCGCGACCCCGAACTCCGTTACACCGAAAGCGGCCTGGCCGTCTTCGAAGGCACGGTGGCGGGTGAAGAACACACCGTCACCCATGACGGCAAACCCCTGAGCCTGCCCTTCTATCACCGCGTGACCCTGTTGGGCCGGTACGCCGAGTACGTGGCCCAGCGCGGCTACACCGCAGGCAGCCCGGTAGCGATTCAGGGCAAGCTGGAGCAGAACGCGTACACCGACGGCACTGGGGTGAAGCGCAACCAGGCCCGCGTGCGCATCAGCCAGATTGAGGGGCTGGCCGGCGAGTTTGAAACCGTCGCCGACCAGGGCGGCGGCGTCCGGATGAAGGGCGGGCAAAACAGCCTGACCGTCAGCGGCAACCTCACCCGCGACGCTGAACTGCGCTATACGCCGGGCGGTGACGCCGTGCTGAACCTCGCCATCGCCATCAACGAGCGCTGGACCGACAAGGACGGTGAGCGTCAGGAAAAGGTGCACTTCTTCGAGGTGAGTGCCTGGCGCGAGCTGGCCGAGGCGCACAAGGACCTGGTCAAGGGTGACCCGGTGATGATTTCGGGCCGCCTGAGCAACGAGTCGTGGACGGACAAGGACGGCAACAAGCAGCGCAGCAGCCGCATCGAAGCGCTGGACCTGCTGCCCCTGCAGCGCGGCGCTCAGGTGAGTGACCGTCAGGGCCAGGGCCGCCGCAGCGCCCGGCCGGAAGTGGTCCAGGCACCGGCAGCGGCAGCGCCTGACCTGCTGGCCGACGAAGACATGCCGTTCTAA